A stretch of Physeter macrocephalus isolate SW-GA chromosome 6, ASM283717v5, whole genome shotgun sequence DNA encodes these proteins:
- the C1QL4 gene encoding complement C1q-like protein 4 produces the protein MVLLLLVAIPLLVHSSRGPAHYEMLGRCRMVCDPHGPRGPGPDGAPASVPPFPQGAKGEVGRRGKAGLRGPPGPPGPRGPPGEPGRPGPPGPPGPGPGGVAPPAGYVPRIAFYAGLRRPHEGYEVLRFDDVVTNVGNAYEVASGKFTCPMPGVYFFAYHVLMRGGDGTSMWADLMKNGQVRASAIAQDADQNYDYASNSVILHLDVGDEVFIKLDGGKVHGGNTNKYSTFSGFIIYPD, from the exons atggtgctgctgctgctggtggccaTTCCGCTGCTAGTGCACAGCTCCCGCGGGCCGGCGCACTACGAGATGCTGGGTCGCTGCCGCATGGTGTGCGACCCCCACGGGCCGCGAGGCCCAGGACCCGACGGCGCGCCCGCCTCCGTACCCCCCTTCCCTCAGGGCGCCAAGGGAGAGGTGGGCCGGCGCGGGAAGGCAGGTCTGCGAGGGCCCCCGGGACCACCAGGTCCCagaggacctccaggagagccGGGCAGGCCAGGTCCCCCGGGCCCTCCAGGCCCAGGCCCCGGCGGGGTGGCGCCCCCTGCCGGCTACGTGCCTCGAATTGCCTTCTATGCTGGCCTGCGGCGGCCACACGAGGGTTACGAAGTGCTGCGCTTCGACGACGTGGTGACCAACGTGGGCAACGCTTACGAGGTGGCCAGTGGCAAGTTCACCTGCCCCATGCCGGGTGTCTACTTCTTCGCTTACCATGTGCTTATGCGCGGCGGTGACGGCACCAGCATGTGGGCGGACTTGATGAAGAATGGACAG GTCCGGGCCAGCGCCATTGCTCAGGACGCGGACCAGAACTACGACTACGCCAGCAACAGCGTCATCCTGCACCTGGATGTGGGAGATGAAGTCTTCATCAAGCTGGACGGCGGGAAGGTGCACGGCGGTAACACCAACAAGTACAGCACTTTCTCTGGCTTCATCATCTACCCGGACTGA
- the TROAP gene encoding tastin isoform X2: MTTLQATKDPLLRGVSPTPSKIPVRSQRRPPLPTVKPSALDQENQDPRRLVQKLGSQRPLVDSAGPRPKATHQTEQSERLVGSTQLRNPLEELRPSPGRQNVGPGPPPQTEAPGTIEFVADPAALATILSGEGVKSCRLGRQPSLAQRVLVRGNQGGTIRRGQDARASAYLAPRTPTHRMDPARASCFSRLEGPGPRGRTLCPQRLEALIPPSGPSSHPSAPPGFQELRRETGGNSKTSVSQASGLLLETLVQPGEYEVVTHSDERGGGPLGLAQRVPLKETRDITRTKDGRDSCLMPSPGQVMPPAITRPSPFGRAQRVPSPGPSAPTSYSVLRRLAIRPKTQFTPLPSAPRAQKAQWLSGLSPQPCPEEPALPWRISILQQLLRQEVEGLAEGKCAPLNGGSSLDMVELQPLLAEISRTLNAPENKSGAFHLPEMLQHSGLPKPYLPEACGEPEPCPGAEPEVALPCPPAEPEPPESYHRRGPEISEPSTQEQPEASEPCPLGEPEPLQACPQGQTGLPEPSPRVEPGVSEACSLEPRSPESIPRPCCSQWAPATTSLTFSQRPLCASPPIHSLQSLKPPTGQAGPSNLAPRTLALRQRLKACLTAIHRFHEARLDDECAFYTSRAPPSGLTRVCTNPVATLLEWQDALCFIPVSSAAPQDSPS; the protein is encoded by the exons ATGACTACCCTCCAAGCCACGAAGGATCCTCTCCTCCGGGGTGTATCTCCTACCCCCAGCAAGATTCCCGTTCGCTCTCAGAGACGCCCGCCTCTCCCCACAGTCAAACCCAGCGCCCTCGACCAGGAGAACCAAGATCCAAGG agaTTGGTGCAGAAGCTCGGTAGTCAACGCCCCCTCGTTGACTCAGCAGGCCCCAGGCCGAAAGCCACACATCAAACAGAGCAATCGGAGAGATTGGTGGGGAGTACTCAGCTTCGGAACCCCTTGGAGGAGCTCAGGCCTAGCCCTGGGAGACAAAATGTGGGACCTGGGCCCCCTCCTCAGACAG AGGCTCCAGGGACCATAGAGTTTGTGGCTGACCCTGCAGCCCTGGCCACCATCCTGTCAGGTGAGGGGGTGAAGAGCTGTCGCCTGGGGCGCCAGCCCAGTCTGGCTCAGAGAGTACTGGTTCGAGGGAACCAGGGAGGCACCATCCGGAGGGGCCAG GATGCCCGGGCCTCTGCGTACTTGGCTCCCAGAACCCCCACCCACCGAATGGACCCTGCCAGGGCTTCCTGCTTCTCCAGGCTGGAGGGACCAGGACCTCGAGGCCGGACCTTGTGTCCCCAGAGGCTAGAGGCTCTG ATTCCACCTTCAGGACCTTCCTCTCATCCCTCTGCTCCTCCCGGTTTCCAGGAGCTAAGAAGAGAGACAGGTGGCAACAGCAA GACTTCAGTGAGCCAGGCCTCAGGATTGCTTCTGGAGACCCTTGTCCAGCCTG GAGAATATGAAGTTGTCACTCACTCAGATGAAAGAGGAGGGGGCCCCCTCGGTCTGGCTCAGCGAGTACCATTAAAAGAAACCCGAGACATAACACGCACCAAG GACGGCCGGGACTCCTGCCTGATGCCCTCCCCTGGCCAAGTGATGCCACCTGCCATCACCCGGCCATCACCCTTTGGACGGGCTCAACGTGTGCCTTCCCCTGGCCCCTCAGCTCCA ACCTCATATTCAGTGTTGCGGCGTCTCGCCATCCGCCCCAAAACCCAGTTCACACCCCTCCCATCGGCCCCCAGAgctcagaag GCCCAGTGGTTGAGTGGCCTCTCCCCTCAGCCTTGCCCCGAagagcctgccctgccctgg CGCATCAGTATCCTGCAACAGCTTTTGCGACAGGAGGTAGAGGGGCTGGCGGAGGGCAAGTGTGCCCCCCTTAATGGAGGCTCCTCTCTGGATATGGTTGAACTTCAGCCCCTGCTGGCTGAGATTTCTAGAACTCTGAATGCCCCAGAGAATAAATCTGGGGCTTTTCATCTTCCTGAAATGTTACAGCACTCTGGGCTGCCAAAACCCTACCTTCCAGAGGCGTGTGGGGAACCAGAGCCCTGCCCTGGAGCAGAGCCCGAGGTAgctctgccctgccctccagcAGAACCAGAGCCCCCAGAGTCCTACCATAGGAGGGGGCCTGAGATATCAGAGCCCTCCACCCAGGAACAGCCTGAGGCATCAGAGCCCTGCCCTCTGGGAGAGCCTGAACCCCTTCAGGCCTGCCCCCAGGGGCAGACAGGACTCCCAGAGCCCTCCCCTAGGGTAGAGCCTGGGGTATCAGAGGCCTGCTCCCTGGAACCCAGAAGTCCAGAGTCCATCCCACGGCCCTGCTGCAGTCAGTGGGCTCCAGCGACCACCAGCCTGACCTTCTCCCAACGCCCACTTTGTGCCAGCCCCCCTATCCACTCACTCCAGTCTCTGAAGCCCCCAACAGGCCAGGCAG GCCCCAGCAATCTGGCCCCTCGAACCCTGGCCCTGAGGCAGCGCCTCAAAGCATGTCTGACCGCCATCCACCGCTTCCACGAGGCCCGCCTGGACGACGAGTGTGCCTTCTACACCAGCCGAGCCCCTCCCTCGGGCCTCACCCGGGTCTGCACCAACCCTGTGGCCACATTGCTCGAATGGCAGGATGCCCTG TGTTTTATTCCAGTCAGTTCTGCTGCCCCACAGGACTCTCCGTCATGA
- the TROAP gene encoding tastin isoform X1, with protein sequence MTTLQATKDPLLRGVSPTPSKIPVRSQRRPPLPTVKPSALDQENQDPRRLVQKLGSQRPLVDSAGPRPKATHQTEQSERLVGSTQLRNPLEELRPSPGRQNVGPGPPPQTEAPGTIEFVADPAALATILSGEGVKSCRLGRQPSLAQRVLVRGNQGGTIRRGQDARASAYLAPRTPTHRMDPARASCFSRLEGPGPRGRTLCPQRLEALIPPSGPSSHPSAPPGFQELRRETGGNSKTSVSQASGLLLETLVQPGEYEVVTHSDERGGGPLGLAQRVPLKETRDITRTKDGRDSCLMPSPGQVMPPAITRPSPFGRAQRVPSPGPSAPTSYSVLRRLAIRPKTQFTPLPSAPRAQKAQWLSGLSPQPCPEEPALPWEQIAVRLFDQESCVRLQEGPGKPPVSTPYGPHPNRTPNLQELKMQRISILQQLLRQEVEGLAEGKCAPLNGGSSLDMVELQPLLAEISRTLNAPENKSGAFHLPEMLQHSGLPKPYLPEACGEPEPCPGAEPEVALPCPPAEPEPPESYHRRGPEISEPSTQEQPEASEPCPLGEPEPLQACPQGQTGLPEPSPRVEPGVSEACSLEPRSPESIPRPCCSQWAPATTSLTFSQRPLCASPPIHSLQSLKPPTGQAGPSNLAPRTLALRQRLKACLTAIHRFHEARLDDECAFYTSRAPPSGLTRVCTNPVATLLEWQDALCFIPVSSAAPQDSPS encoded by the exons ATGACTACCCTCCAAGCCACGAAGGATCCTCTCCTCCGGGGTGTATCTCCTACCCCCAGCAAGATTCCCGTTCGCTCTCAGAGACGCCCGCCTCTCCCCACAGTCAAACCCAGCGCCCTCGACCAGGAGAACCAAGATCCAAGG agaTTGGTGCAGAAGCTCGGTAGTCAACGCCCCCTCGTTGACTCAGCAGGCCCCAGGCCGAAAGCCACACATCAAACAGAGCAATCGGAGAGATTGGTGGGGAGTACTCAGCTTCGGAACCCCTTGGAGGAGCTCAGGCCTAGCCCTGGGAGACAAAATGTGGGACCTGGGCCCCCTCCTCAGACAG AGGCTCCAGGGACCATAGAGTTTGTGGCTGACCCTGCAGCCCTGGCCACCATCCTGTCAGGTGAGGGGGTGAAGAGCTGTCGCCTGGGGCGCCAGCCCAGTCTGGCTCAGAGAGTACTGGTTCGAGGGAACCAGGGAGGCACCATCCGGAGGGGCCAG GATGCCCGGGCCTCTGCGTACTTGGCTCCCAGAACCCCCACCCACCGAATGGACCCTGCCAGGGCTTCCTGCTTCTCCAGGCTGGAGGGACCAGGACCTCGAGGCCGGACCTTGTGTCCCCAGAGGCTAGAGGCTCTG ATTCCACCTTCAGGACCTTCCTCTCATCCCTCTGCTCCTCCCGGTTTCCAGGAGCTAAGAAGAGAGACAGGTGGCAACAGCAA GACTTCAGTGAGCCAGGCCTCAGGATTGCTTCTGGAGACCCTTGTCCAGCCTG GAGAATATGAAGTTGTCACTCACTCAGATGAAAGAGGAGGGGGCCCCCTCGGTCTGGCTCAGCGAGTACCATTAAAAGAAACCCGAGACATAACACGCACCAAG GACGGCCGGGACTCCTGCCTGATGCCCTCCCCTGGCCAAGTGATGCCACCTGCCATCACCCGGCCATCACCCTTTGGACGGGCTCAACGTGTGCCTTCCCCTGGCCCCTCAGCTCCA ACCTCATATTCAGTGTTGCGGCGTCTCGCCATCCGCCCCAAAACCCAGTTCACACCCCTCCCATCGGCCCCCAGAgctcagaag GCCCAGTGGTTGAGTGGCCTCTCCCCTCAGCCTTGCCCCGAagagcctgccctgccctgg GAGCAGATTGCAGTCCGGTTATTTGACCAGGAGAGTTGTGTAAGGTTGCAGGAGGGTCCTGGGAAGCCACCCGTGTCAACTCCTTATGGACCCCACCCCAATAGAACCCCCAACCTCCAGGAGCTGAAGATGCAG CGCATCAGTATCCTGCAACAGCTTTTGCGACAGGAGGTAGAGGGGCTGGCGGAGGGCAAGTGTGCCCCCCTTAATGGAGGCTCCTCTCTGGATATGGTTGAACTTCAGCCCCTGCTGGCTGAGATTTCTAGAACTCTGAATGCCCCAGAGAATAAATCTGGGGCTTTTCATCTTCCTGAAATGTTACAGCACTCTGGGCTGCCAAAACCCTACCTTCCAGAGGCGTGTGGGGAACCAGAGCCCTGCCCTGGAGCAGAGCCCGAGGTAgctctgccctgccctccagcAGAACCAGAGCCCCCAGAGTCCTACCATAGGAGGGGGCCTGAGATATCAGAGCCCTCCACCCAGGAACAGCCTGAGGCATCAGAGCCCTGCCCTCTGGGAGAGCCTGAACCCCTTCAGGCCTGCCCCCAGGGGCAGACAGGACTCCCAGAGCCCTCCCCTAGGGTAGAGCCTGGGGTATCAGAGGCCTGCTCCCTGGAACCCAGAAGTCCAGAGTCCATCCCACGGCCCTGCTGCAGTCAGTGGGCTCCAGCGACCACCAGCCTGACCTTCTCCCAACGCCCACTTTGTGCCAGCCCCCCTATCCACTCACTCCAGTCTCTGAAGCCCCCAACAGGCCAGGCAG GCCCCAGCAATCTGGCCCCTCGAACCCTGGCCCTGAGGCAGCGCCTCAAAGCATGTCTGACCGCCATCCACCGCTTCCACGAGGCCCGCCTGGACGACGAGTGTGCCTTCTACACCAGCCGAGCCCCTCCCTCGGGCCTCACCCGGGTCTGCACCAACCCTGTGGCCACATTGCTCGAATGGCAGGATGCCCTG TGTTTTATTCCAGTCAGTTCTGCTGCCCCACAGGACTCTCCGTCATGA